A single genomic interval of Acidobacteriota bacterium harbors:
- a CDS encoding CTP synthase: protein MKPKYVFITGGVVSSLGKGLAAASVGSLLESRGLKVTLQKFDPYLNVDPGTMSPFQHGEVYVTDDGAETDLDLGHYERYTHARLTRDNNLTSGRIYEQIITKERRGDYLGKTVQVIPHVTNEIKAAIKKVSADVDVVIVEIGGTVGDIESLPFIESLRQMRQELPRQDTVFLHLVLVPYIAAAGELKTKPAQHSVKQLLENGIQPDILLCRTDRYLSPELKEKIALFCNVAKEAVITASDVECIYEVPLSLASEGLDEIILNHLNLQAGERRMEKWAEIVHRIKNPAGTVTIGIVGKYVDYEDSYKSLKEALIHGGLANNLQVDLKWIEAEGVEGENWEEQLKSYDGILVPGGFGKRGVAGMIRAIEYARTRKVPYFGICLGMQTAVIEYARNVCGLEGADSSEFDPATPHRVIYKLRELRGVDELGGTMRLGAWPCKITPGSTAHRAYGSLEISERHRHRYEFNREYEETLVAHGLKLTGTTPDGTYVEIVEVEGHPWFVGCQFHPEFKSKPLEPHPLFAAFIAASNEHRAQREGTATESSTTPKTQSVIAVD from the coding sequence ATGAAACCCAAGTATGTGTTTATAACGGGCGGGGTGGTCTCCTCGCTGGGTAAAGGTCTGGCGGCTGCCTCGGTCGGCTCGCTGCTGGAGAGCCGCGGTCTGAAGGTCACGCTCCAGAAGTTTGATCCGTACCTGAACGTTGACCCCGGCACCATGAGCCCCTTCCAGCATGGCGAGGTTTACGTCACCGACGATGGAGCCGAGACCGATCTCGACCTCGGCCATTACGAGCGCTATACCCATGCGCGCCTCACTCGCGACAATAATCTCACCTCCGGCCGTATCTACGAGCAGATCATCACCAAGGAGCGCCGTGGCGACTACCTCGGCAAAACCGTGCAAGTGATTCCACACGTAACCAACGAAATCAAGGCGGCCATCAAGAAAGTCTCCGCCGACGTGGATGTGGTCATTGTAGAGATCGGCGGAACCGTCGGCGACATTGAATCGCTGCCGTTCATCGAGTCGCTGCGCCAGATGCGCCAGGAACTTCCGCGCCAGGACACGGTTTTTCTGCACCTGGTGCTGGTCCCCTACATCGCCGCCGCCGGCGAACTGAAGACCAAGCCGGCGCAGCACAGCGTGAAGCAGTTGCTCGAAAACGGCATCCAGCCCGATATCCTGCTTTGCCGCACGGACCGCTACCTGTCGCCGGAACTCAAAGAGAAGATCGCGCTGTTCTGCAACGTGGCCAAGGAAGCCGTGATCACCGCCAGCGACGTCGAGTGCATCTACGAAGTGCCCCTCTCACTCGCCAGCGAAGGCCTCGACGAGATCATTCTCAACCATCTGAACCTGCAGGCAGGCGAGCGCCGCATGGAGAAGTGGGCAGAGATCGTCCACCGCATAAAGAATCCGGCGGGCACGGTAACCATCGGCATTGTCGGCAAGTACGTCGACTATGAAGACTCCTACAAGAGCTTGAAGGAAGCGTTGATCCACGGTGGGCTGGCCAATAATCTGCAAGTAGATTTGAAATGGATTGAAGCCGAAGGCGTCGAAGGCGAGAACTGGGAAGAGCAACTTAAATCTTACGACGGCATCCTGGTGCCCGGCGGCTTTGGCAAGCGCGGCGTGGCGGGCATGATCCGCGCCATCGAGTATGCGCGCACGCGCAAGGTTCCTTACTTCGGCATCTGCTTAGGGATGCAAACCGCCGTCATCGAGTACGCCCGCAACGTTTGCGGCCTCGAAGGCGCCGACAGCTCCGAGTTCGACCCGGCCACGCCGCACCGCGTGATCTACAAGCTGCGTGAGCTGCGCGGCGTCGATGAGCTGGGCGGCACCATGCGCCTGGGCGCGTGGCCCTGCAAGATCACGCCCGGCAGCACCGCGCACCGCGCCTACGGGTCGCTCGAAATCTCCGAGCGCCATCGCCACCGCTACGAGTTCAACCGCGAGTACGAAGAGACGCTCGTCGCCCACGGCCTGAAGCTCACCGGCACCACGCCCGACGGCACCTACGTCGAGATCGTCGAGGTTGAGGGCCACCCTTGGTTCGTCGGCTGCCAGTTCCATCCTGAGTTCAAGTCGAAACCGCTGGAGCCGCACCCGCTCTTCGCGGCCTTCATCGCCGCCTCCAACGAGCACCGCGCGCAGCGGGAGGGCACGGCCACAGAGTCATCGACTACGCCTAAGACCCAATCCGTCATTGCGGTGGATTAG
- a CDS encoding ribbon-helix-helix protein, CopG family, protein MLAIRLPVNIEKRLERLAKRTGRTKTYYAREAILRHLEDIEDVHFAEQAYARYLKDGKSIPLEEAMRRHGFATDLKRKTRT, encoded by the coding sequence ATGCTTGCCATTCGACTGCCGGTTAATATTGAAAAGCGTTTGGAGCGGCTCGCCAAGCGCACCGGTCGCACCAAGACCTATTATGCCCGCGAGGCCATCCTGCGGCACTTGGAGGACATAGAGGACGTTCATTTCGCTGAGCAGGCATATGCCCGTTATCTCAAAGACGGAAAATCCATCCCGCTGGAAGAGGCCATGAGGCGGCATGGCTTTGCAACAGACTTAAAGCGTAAAACCCGCACATGA
- a CDS encoding type II toxin-antitoxin system Phd/YefM family antitoxin, with amino-acid sequence MKVYTYSEARKRLAIVLEQAGKEGEVRIRRQDGQVFAVRPERSKSSPLDVGGLNLRLTRKENVNYVRAGRKPVPEVRPLASRSARPKRRSNLHADVG; translated from the coding sequence ATGAAAGTCTATACCTATTCCGAGGCGCGCAAACGTTTAGCCATTGTCCTGGAACAGGCAGGGAAGGAAGGCGAAGTGCGTATTCGGCGACAGGATGGACAAGTGTTCGCGGTGCGGCCCGAACGCTCGAAATCCTCCCCGCTGGACGTCGGGGGACTGAACCTGCGCCTGACCCGCAAGGAAAATGTGAATTACGTGCGCGCCGGAAGAAAACCCGTTCCAGAAGTTCGTCCGCTTGCATCCCGGTCAGCCCGACCGAAGCGCCGCTCTAACTTACACGCGGATGTTGGATAG
- a CDS encoding 3-deoxy-8-phosphooctulonate synthase gives MMEQPSKPQFDMPWRNGNTFFLIAGPCVIESDAHVLRMAREISAIAKRLGVPYIFKASFDKANRTSVHSYRGPGLEKGLAALKRVKDETGLPILTDIHEAGQAAPVAEVCDVIQIPAFLCRQTDLLVAAGQTGAVVNLKKGQFVSPQEFLHAIEKVVSTGNKKIILTERGSSFGYNNLVVDMRSLPVMRKTGYPVVLDVTHSVQLPGGAGNASGGQPEFIEPLARAGVAAGLDGIFMEVHDNPAEALSDGSNALPLAQLEPLLERLLAIDRVVRPWL, from the coding sequence ATGATGGAGCAACCATCCAAACCGCAATTCGATATGCCCTGGCGCAACGGCAATACATTCTTCCTGATCGCGGGGCCGTGCGTGATTGAGAGCGACGCGCATGTGCTGCGCATGGCCCGCGAGATCAGCGCCATCGCCAAGCGGCTGGGCGTGCCGTATATCTTCAAGGCGTCGTTTGACAAGGCCAACCGCACCAGCGTGCACTCTTACCGCGGGCCTGGCTTGGAGAAGGGTCTTGCCGCGCTGAAGCGCGTGAAGGATGAGACGGGCCTGCCGATCCTCACCGACATTCATGAAGCGGGGCAGGCTGCGCCCGTGGCGGAGGTCTGCGACGTGATCCAGATTCCCGCGTTCCTGTGCCGCCAGACCGATCTGCTCGTCGCGGCGGGCCAGACCGGCGCGGTGGTGAATCTGAAGAAGGGGCAGTTCGTCTCGCCGCAGGAATTCCTGCACGCCATCGAGAAAGTGGTCAGCACGGGCAACAAGAAGATCATCCTCACCGAGCGCGGGTCATCATTCGGCTATAATAATTTGGTTGTGGATATGCGTTCGCTCCCCGTCATGCGCAAGACCGGCTATCCCGTGGTGCTGGACGTTACGCACAGCGTGCAGTTGCCCGGTGGCGCTGGCAATGCCAGCGGCGGGCAGCCCGAGTTCATCGAGCCGCTGGCGCGCGCCGGCGTGGCGGCGGGCCTCGACGGCATCTTCATGGAAGTCCATGACAACCCCGCCGAGGCGCTCTCGGATGGATCGAATGCCCTGCCGCTTGCGCAACTGGAGCCGCTGCTCGAACGCTTGTTGGCGATTGATCGTGTCGTCCGCCCCTGGCTGTGA
- a CDS encoding KpsF/GutQ family sugar-phosphate isomerase → MATAREVLRTEAAAISALLRRLNGEFETAVELLAATKGRVIVTGMGKSGLIAQKIAATFSSTGTPSFFLHPAEAIHGDLGKLVEGDLVLALSYSGETEELLRLLERIKRLGIPLIGMTGGLKSTLARASDVLLDVSIRKEACSMNLAPTASTTASLALGDALAVALLERKGFREDHFAELHPGGELGRRIRRVEQLMHTGKAVPIVLQTTPMAKVIAEISRTGFGLALVADQQKRLAGVITDGDLRRWFPKSPGDWRGRTARDCMKANPTTIGRDEIATRALKLMESKKITALPVVDARGRIEGLLHLHDLWRTQWI, encoded by the coding sequence ATCGCCACCGCGCGCGAAGTTCTGCGCACCGAAGCCGCGGCCATCTCCGCGCTGCTGCGCCGCTTGAATGGTGAGTTTGAGACAGCCGTTGAGTTGCTCGCCGCCACCAAGGGCCGCGTGATCGTAACTGGCATGGGCAAGAGCGGCTTGATCGCGCAGAAGATCGCCGCAACATTTTCCAGCACCGGCACACCGTCCTTCTTTCTCCATCCGGCTGAGGCCATCCACGGCGACCTGGGAAAACTCGTCGAAGGCGACCTGGTGCTGGCGCTTTCCTACAGCGGCGAGACCGAGGAGTTGCTGCGCCTGCTGGAGCGCATCAAGCGGCTGGGCATCCCGTTGATCGGCATGACCGGCGGCCTGAAGTCCACGCTGGCCCGCGCGTCTGACGTGCTGCTCGACGTCAGCATCCGCAAGGAAGCCTGCTCGATGAACCTCGCACCCACAGCCAGCACTACGGCGTCGCTGGCGCTCGGCGACGCGCTGGCTGTGGCGCTGCTGGAGCGCAAAGGGTTCCGCGAGGATCATTTCGCCGAGCTGCATCCGGGAGGCGAGCTGGGCCGCCGCATCCGCCGCGTCGAGCAATTGATGCACACCGGCAAGGCGGTGCCGATTGTCTTGCAAACCACGCCGATGGCGAAGGTCATCGCCGAAATATCCCGCACAGGATTTGGCTTGGCCCTGGTGGCGGATCAACAGAAACGCCTGGCTGGCGTCATCACAGATGGCGACTTGCGGCGCTGGTTCCCCAAATCTCCGGGCGACTGGCGGGGCCGCACGGCGCGCGATTGCATGAAGGCGAATCCCACGACCATTGGACGCGACGAGATCGCCACGCGCGCGCTGAAGCTGATGGAGTCGAAGAAGATTACGGCGTTGCCGGTAGTCGATGCGCGCGGCCGCATCGAAGGATTGCTCCACCTGCACGATCTGTGGAGAACGCAGTGGATTTGA
- a CDS encoding 3-deoxy-D-manno-octulosonate 8-phosphate phosphatase, translated as MPLQLQTPDAVERAKRVEFILMDVDGVMTDGRIYLIPDGSGGCREMKTFDVSDGVAITFAHRVGLRTGILTGRASDSVTWRAKDLGISIVEQGSHNKIESYIKLLDEHELTDAILCYIGDDWQDLPMMRRAALAVAPANACDDVKKVAHIVTEKSGGRGAVREAIEFILKAQNKWDDAVKRYLD; from the coding sequence ATGCCTCTACAACTCCAAACTCCCGACGCCGTGGAGCGCGCCAAGCGCGTGGAGTTCATTCTCATGGATGTCGATGGCGTGATGACAGACGGGCGGATTTATCTGATCCCCGACGGCAGCGGCGGCTGTCGCGAGATGAAAACGTTTGACGTCTCTGACGGCGTGGCCATCACCTTCGCGCATCGCGTGGGCCTGCGCACCGGCATCCTCACCGGCCGCGCCTCCGACAGCGTTACCTGGCGCGCCAAGGATTTGGGCATCAGCATCGTCGAGCAGGGCAGCCACAACAAGATCGAGTCGTACATCAAGCTGCTTGACGAACACGAGCTGACCGATGCGATCCTCTGCTACATCGGCGACGATTGGCAGGACCTGCCCATGATGCGCCGCGCCGCCCTCGCCGTGGCCCCGGCCAACGCCTGCGATGACGTCAAGAAGGTCGCCCACATCGTGACAGAAAAGTCCGGCGGTCGCGGCGCGGTCCGCGAGGCCATCGAGTTCATCCTCAAGGCGCAGAACAAGTGGGACGACGCCGTGAAGCGTTATTTGGATTAG
- a CDS encoding DinB family protein — protein sequence MNNAARVEVERIGEQIRRAYEGPSWHGPAVKEVLAGITAKQAHQRHGNAHSIIELVLHILAWKSIVRSRVLGEPAGEIPANVDWPKPQGEGQVAWDAALARLERSQAELLDVLSGIEDARLAEPLAGTPWKFGDLAAGVVDHDVYHAGQIALLKKL from the coding sequence ATGAACAACGCAGCACGGGTTGAGGTCGAAAGAATCGGGGAACAGATTCGCCGCGCCTACGAAGGGCCGTCGTGGCATGGGCCAGCGGTGAAGGAAGTGCTGGCGGGCATCACGGCTAAACAGGCGCATCAGCGGCACGGCAATGCACACTCGATTATTGAACTCGTGCTGCACATCTTGGCGTGGAAGTCGATCGTGCGCAGCCGCGTGCTGGGCGAGCCAGCCGGAGAGATTCCCGCGAACGTGGATTGGCCCAAACCGCAGGGCGAGGGGCAGGTGGCGTGGGACGCAGCGCTGGCGCGGCTGGAGAGAAGTCAGGCTGAGTTGCTGGATGTGCTGAGTGGTATCGAAGATGCTCGGCTGGCGGAACCGCTCGCGGGCACGCCGTGGAAGTTTGGTGATCTGGCGGCCGGCGTGGTCGACCACGACGTCTACCACGCCGGGCAGATCGCACTGCTCAAGAAACTCTAA
- a CDS encoding xanthine dehydrogenase family protein subunit M, with amino-acid sequence MFPAPFTYVRPASLDEALQFLAHHPEDTKVLAGGQSLIPLLKLRLVFPRFVLDIGRLEELHGIHEHGAAIEIGSLLRHVEIERSELLRRAAPLLAETAAEIGDVQVRNRGTIGGSLVHADAAGDFPAAALALDAQMVIRGKAGERVVAAQDFFVDLMTSALQPDEILTAVRLSDMRARFGPRTGTAYVKLRQQASGFAIAGAAALISLDASKKITHARVAITGVNGVPYRAMTVEAKLLGEVAGDSLIASASQHAADGIDPLSDIHASADYRRDMACVITRRALLKSLARTRG; translated from the coding sequence ATGTTCCCCGCGCCATTCACTTACGTCCGCCCGGCCAGCCTCGATGAGGCGTTGCAGTTCCTCGCCCATCATCCCGAGGACACCAAGGTGCTCGCAGGAGGGCAGAGCCTGATCCCGCTGCTGAAGTTGCGGCTGGTCTTTCCCCGCTTTGTGCTGGATATCGGGCGGCTCGAAGAGTTGCACGGCATCCATGAACACGGTGCGGCGATTGAGATCGGCAGCTTGCTGCGTCATGTCGAGATCGAGCGGTCGGAGCTGCTGCGTCGCGCCGCGCCACTCTTGGCGGAGACCGCCGCGGAGATTGGCGACGTGCAGGTGCGCAATCGCGGAACCATCGGCGGCAGCCTCGTCCACGCCGACGCCGCGGGGGATTTCCCCGCCGCCGCGCTCGCCTTGGACGCGCAGATGGTGATTCGCGGCAAGGCCGGCGAACGCGTGGTGGCGGCACAAGACTTCTTTGTGGACTTGATGACCAGCGCGCTCCAGCCCGATGAAATCCTGACCGCGGTTCGTCTCTCGGACATGCGCGCGCGCTTCGGCCCGCGCACCGGAACCGCTTACGTGAAGTTGCGCCAGCAGGCCTCCGGCTTCGCCATCGCCGGCGCCGCGGCGCTCATTTCATTGGACGCATCGAAAAAAATCACGCACGCTCGCGTGGCCATCACCGGAGTCAACGGTGTTCCCTACCGCGCGATGACGGTGGAAGCAAAGCTGCTAGGTGAAGTGGCTGGCGATTCGTTAATTGCCTCCGCGTCGCAACATGCCGCCGACGGCATTGACCCACTCTCCGACATCCACGCCAGCGCGGACTACCGCCGCGACATGGCTTGCGTGATCACCCGGCGCGCGCTGCTGAAATCTCTTGCCCGGACTCGAGGTTGA
- a CDS encoding xanthine dehydrogenase family protein molybdopterin-binding subunit: MATSKRPARKTNSAKRSNGASPAKTAATRSAPFSGQSILRKEDQRLLTGQGQFVDDIRLADTVHMAMLRSPYAHARIVRVDASRARALPGVLDVLTGPDVKDALGVIPVLARMPDFKYPLHYFLAVDRVRYAGEPVAAVVAEDAYTARDAVELIDIEYEPLPVVIDAEKALEKDAPRLHEELQNNVGGTYSVVSGDVLEAFRHADHIVKARIVNQRLAPSAMECRAVLASFQPSDGTLTLWTSTQIPHLLRNFLAITLQIPDNRMRVIAPDVGGGFGSKLNVYPEDALAPFLAMKLRRPVKWAESRRENMRTTTHGRAQVQKVEMAFAKDGRIRGMRCRSIFDAGAYFHMFTAVGPTSTANLGSGCYKIPAYSFGVTEVFTNKMSTDAYRGAGRPEAIFLIERMMDIAAQQMGMDPVALRRKNLITPQDLPFITPTGRVYDTGNYPRDLRSVMDAAGYDDLRRKQAAWRAEGRLMGIGIASYVENCGPGPTSGKPPGGGWESATVRVEPSGRVTVLTGTSPHGQGEETTFSQIVADELGVPMDRIAVIHGDTLVVAAGIGTFGSRNTSVGGSAILLSCRKLKEKITAIAAHLLETKPERMIWRGGELLVKGAPSKSITIDEVAQAAYRARHLPRGVEPGLEANSFYNPRSLTFPSGAHLCVVEVDRDTGEVKLLDYYAVDDCGRVINPLLVEGQIQGGIAQGIGQALYEEMLFDENGQMLTGEFMDYALPHAAHTPPYHCTRSNTPTEANLLGVKGVGESGTIGATPAVVNAVMDALAPFGVRHIDMPLKPEKIWKEMRTAEDRSQETGVKI, translated from the coding sequence ATGGCCACCAGCAAGCGTCCCGCCCGCAAAACCAATTCCGCGAAGCGAAGCAACGGCGCATCCCCTGCAAAGACAGCGGCGACTCGCTCCGCACCATTCTCCGGCCAGTCCATTCTGCGCAAGGAGGACCAGCGCCTACTCACCGGGCAGGGACAGTTCGTCGATGACATTCGTCTGGCCGACACCGTCCACATGGCGATGCTGCGCAGCCCCTACGCGCACGCCCGCATCGTACGCGTCGATGCCAGCCGTGCTCGCGCGCTACCGGGCGTACTCGATGTTCTGACCGGCCCGGACGTGAAGGATGCGCTCGGCGTCATTCCTGTCCTGGCGCGCATGCCTGATTTCAAGTACCCGCTGCATTACTTCCTTGCCGTGGACCGCGTGCGGTATGCGGGTGAACCAGTGGCCGCCGTGGTGGCCGAAGACGCTTACACGGCGCGCGACGCAGTCGAATTGATTGATATTGAGTACGAGCCGCTGCCGGTAGTGATCGACGCCGAGAAAGCCTTGGAGAAAGACGCGCCGCGCCTGCACGAAGAACTGCAAAACAATGTTGGCGGAACCTACTCCGTAGTTTCCGGAGATGTGCTGGAAGCATTTCGCCACGCCGATCACATCGTGAAAGCGCGCATCGTGAATCAGCGGCTGGCCCCCTCCGCCATGGAGTGCCGCGCGGTACTCGCGAGTTTCCAGCCAAGCGACGGCACGCTCACGCTGTGGACTTCCACGCAGATCCCGCACTTGTTACGCAATTTTCTCGCGATCACTTTGCAGATTCCCGACAATCGTATGCGCGTGATCGCGCCGGACGTCGGCGGCGGCTTCGGCAGCAAGCTGAACGTTTATCCCGAAGACGCGCTCGCGCCATTTCTGGCGATGAAGCTGCGTCGGCCCGTGAAGTGGGCCGAGTCGCGGCGCGAGAATATGCGGACCACCACGCATGGTCGTGCTCAGGTGCAGAAGGTGGAGATGGCGTTCGCCAAAGACGGGCGCATCCGCGGCATGCGCTGCCGGAGCATCTTTGATGCCGGAGCCTACTTCCATATGTTCACCGCCGTCGGTCCCACTTCCACGGCGAACCTCGGCTCGGGCTGCTATAAGATTCCGGCGTACTCCTTCGGCGTAACTGAAGTCTTCACCAACAAGATGTCTACTGACGCCTATCGCGGCGCGGGGCGGCCCGAGGCGATTTTCCTGATCGAGCGCATGATGGACATCGCCGCGCAGCAGATGGGTATGGACCCGGTGGCGCTGCGCCGCAAAAATTTGATCACTCCGCAGGACCTGCCGTTCATCACGCCGACGGGCCGCGTCTATGATACGGGCAACTACCCGCGCGACCTGCGCTCCGTGATGGATGCGGCGGGCTACGACGATTTGCGCCGCAAGCAGGCGGCGTGGCGCGCCGAGGGCCGGCTGATGGGCATCGGCATCGCCAGCTATGTCGAGAACTGCGGCCCCGGCCCCACCAGCGGCAAGCCTCCCGGCGGAGGATGGGAGTCCGCCACGGTGCGCGTCGAGCCGTCGGGACGCGTTACAGTTCTCACCGGCACATCACCGCACGGGCAGGGTGAAGAGACCACCTTCTCGCAGATTGTGGCCGATGAGTTGGGCGTGCCGATGGATCGCATCGCGGTGATCCACGGCGATACTCTGGTAGTGGCGGCCGGCATCGGGACATTCGGGAGCCGCAACACATCGGTGGGCGGCAGCGCGATCCTGCTCTCCTGCCGCAAGCTGAAGGAGAAGATCACCGCCATCGCCGCGCACCTGCTGGAGACTAAACCTGAACGCATGATCTGGCGTGGCGGAGAGTTGCTCGTAAAGGGCGCGCCGAGCAAATCAATAACCATTGATGAGGTGGCGCAAGCAGCGTATCGCGCACGCCATCTGCCGCGTGGCGTCGAACCGGGCCTGGAAGCCAACAGCTTCTACAACCCGCGCTCGCTCACCTTCCCCAGCGGCGCGCACCTGTGCGTGGTGGAGGTGGACCGCGACACCGGCGAGGTGAAGCTGCTCGACTATTACGCCGTTGACGATTGCGGTCGCGTGATCAATCCGCTCCTGGTGGAGGGGCAAATTCAGGGCGGCATCGCGCAGGGCATCGGCCAGGCGCTCTACGAAGAGATGCTCTTCGACGAGAACGGGCAGATGCTGACCGGCGAGTTCATGGACTACGCGCTGCCGCACGCCGCGCACACTCCGCCCTACCACTGCACGCGCAGCAACACGCCGACCGAGGCCAATCTGCTCGGCGTGAAAGGCGTGGGCGAGTCTGGCACGATCGGCGCCACGCCCGCCGTGGTCAACGCGGTGATGGACGCCCTCGCGCCTTTCGGCGTGCGCCACATCGACATGCCCCTGAAGCCCGAAAAAATCTGGAAGGAGATGAGAACAGCAGAAGACAGAAGTCAGGAGACAGGAGTCAAAATATGA
- a CDS encoding (2Fe-2S)-binding protein, which yields MKIPVEISVNGVRHRSEVEPRLLLVHYLRDGLGLTGTHIGCETGLCGACTIHLNGEAVKSCLLLTAQADECEVRTVESLAVAGTLDPLQRAFKEEHGLQCGFCTPGMLMAAHDLLTHHPHPSDDEICRGIDGNLCRCTGYQMIIAAVRRAAQSLPAAAPSKAIASKKDQEASK from the coding sequence TTGAAAATTCCCGTCGAGATTAGCGTGAATGGCGTGCGGCATCGCTCCGAGGTGGAGCCGCGCCTGCTGTTGGTCCATTATCTGCGCGACGGGTTGGGCCTCACGGGCACGCACATTGGCTGCGAGACCGGACTGTGCGGCGCCTGCACGATTCATCTGAACGGCGAGGCGGTGAAGTCCTGCCTGCTCCTGACCGCGCAAGCCGACGAATGCGAGGTGCGGACCGTTGAGTCGCTCGCTGTAGCCGGCACGCTCGATCCGCTGCAGCGTGCCTTCAAGGAAGAACACGGCTTGCAGTGCGGTTTCTGCACGCCGGGAATGCTGATGGCCGCTCACGATCTGTTGACTCATCATCCACATCCCTCCGACGATGAAATTTGCCGCGGCATCGATGGCAATCTCTGCCGCTGCACTGGATACCAGATGATCATCGCGGCGGTGCGCCGCGCGGCCCAATCCCTGCCTGCGGCGGCTCCCAGCAAGGCAATCGCGAGCAAGAAAGACCAGGAGGCCAGTAAATAA
- a CDS encoding thermonuclease family protein, whose product MAHGEIRRDGQRRSLISSRKLILLLIGLGVVAYRFHFYPADQTVHDVPATTRTSASANACGDSGDCFSGPVTRVIDGDTLDIADRRVRLVLVDAPERDTSEGPAATQLLARLCQPGTLAAAWPDARQPRDNYGRTLAVVRCGDENVNARMIRSGHAQLYRRFCRASAFGAEPWARKLGCP is encoded by the coding sequence ATGGCACATGGTGAGATAAGGCGGGATGGTCAGCGAAGAAGCCTTATTAGTTCGCGCAAGCTGATCCTGCTGTTGATCGGTCTGGGCGTGGTCGCCTATCGCTTTCACTTTTATCCTGCGGATCAAACCGTGCACGATGTGCCCGCGACAACCCGCACCTCTGCCAGCGCGAATGCTTGTGGCGATTCCGGGGATTGTTTCTCCGGTCCGGTAACGCGCGTAATTGACGGAGACACCCTCGACATTGCTGACCGCCGCGTGCGATTGGTGCTGGTGGACGCCCCAGAGCGCGACACATCCGAGGGCCCCGCCGCCACGCAACTACTTGCGCGACTGTGTCAGCCGGGTACGCTTGCGGCGGCATGGCCCGATGCCCGCCAGCCCCGCGACAATTACGGACGCACGCTAGCCGTGGTGCGCTGCGGCGATGAAAATGTTAATGCGCGGATGATTCGCTCCGGGCACGCGCAACTGTATCGGCGATTCTGTCGCGCCAGCGCCTTTGGCGCGGAACCGTGGGCGCGGAAACTCGGCTGCCCATGA